The Streptomyces luteogriseus genome includes a window with the following:
- a CDS encoding ABC transporter substrate-binding protein, which yields MLSRRNFLTAAVGVAAATGLAACAKEDGSSTAAAAGSGSGSGSKAITLGFSQVGSESGWRTANSDSVKSAAKEAGYTLKFSDAQQKQENQISAIRNYIVQKVDVIAFSPVVVTGWDAVLKEAKAAKIPVVLTDRSVETSDDSLYVTLVGSDFTDEGRRAAKILEKVLEKAGHKGAVKIAQLEGTTGAAPAIERAKGFKEVMDADHADDWKIVVSQTGDFTRAGGKQVMAAFLQSNPDINVLFAHNDDMAIGAIQSIEAAGKKPGKDILIVSIDGVKDGFVAMSEGKINAIVECNPLLGPQLMEVVKKVKDGETVERWIKTKESDFMQDQAKDALPTRKY from the coding sequence ATGCTCAGCAGAAGAAACTTCCTCACCGCCGCGGTCGGTGTGGCGGCTGCGACCGGACTCGCGGCCTGTGCCAAGGAGGACGGCAGCTCTACTGCCGCCGCCGCCGGCAGTGGCAGCGGCAGCGGCAGCAAGGCGATCACCCTCGGCTTCTCCCAGGTCGGCTCGGAGAGCGGCTGGCGCACCGCAAACAGCGACTCGGTGAAGTCGGCCGCGAAGGAGGCGGGGTACACCCTCAAGTTCTCCGACGCCCAGCAGAAGCAGGAGAACCAGATCTCCGCGATCCGCAACTACATCGTGCAGAAGGTCGACGTCATCGCCTTCTCGCCGGTGGTCGTCACGGGTTGGGACGCGGTGCTCAAGGAGGCCAAGGCCGCGAAGATCCCGGTGGTCCTCACTGACCGCTCCGTCGAGACCTCCGACGACTCCCTGTACGTGACCCTGGTGGGCTCCGACTTCACGGACGAGGGCCGGCGCGCCGCCAAGATCCTGGAGAAGGTCCTGGAGAAGGCAGGACACAAGGGCGCCGTGAAGATCGCCCAGCTGGAGGGCACCACCGGCGCCGCCCCCGCGATCGAGCGCGCCAAGGGCTTCAAGGAGGTCATGGACGCGGACCACGCGGACGACTGGAAGATCGTCGTCAGCCAGACCGGTGACTTCACCCGGGCCGGCGGCAAGCAGGTCATGGCGGCCTTCCTCCAGTCCAACCCGGACATCAACGTGCTCTTCGCGCACAACGACGACATGGCCATCGGCGCCATCCAGTCCATCGAGGCGGCCGGCAAGAAGCCCGGCAAGGACATCCTCATCGTCTCCATCGACGGCGTGAAGGACGGCTTCGTCGCCATGTCCGAAGGCAAGATCAACGCCATCGTCGAGTGCAACCCGCTGCTCGGCCCGCAGTTGATGGAGGTCGTGAAGAAGGTCAAGGACGGCGAGACGGTCGAACGCTGGATCAAGACCAAGGAGAGCGACTTCATGCAGGACCAGGCCAAGGACGCGCTCCCCACCCGCAAGTATTGA
- a CDS encoding sugar ABC transporter ATP-binding protein: MAEPQPVLEMTGIVKGFPGVRALSGVDFRLFPGEIHALMGENGAGKSTLIKVLTGAYSLDGGTITLDGESVRFGSPLQAQQAGISTVYQEVNLCPNLSVAENIFIGREPTRAGRIQWKRMRKEAAELVDRLGLDIDVAAPLSSYPLAVQQLVAIVRSVGTGARDGAGLGTKVLVLDEPTSSLDRDEVLELFRLMRQLRDEGVAILFVSHFLDQIYEVCDRMTILRNGTLVGEHLVRDLDQVGLIELMIGKALDQLEELHEHQMRTDVGDTLVKAEGLGRTGGVAPFDLEINKGEVLGLAGLLGSGRTELARLLFGADQPDSGKVTIGGKQVSMSAPNDAIEAGVAFCSENRKSEGLVPDLTVRENIILALQAARGWTRPIPASQRDALVATYIKALDIRPADPEARVGRLSGGNQQKVLLARWLITQPKLLILDEPTRGIDIGAKTEIQKLVVSLSEEGVSVLYIAAELEEVLRLSHTIGVLRDRRLVARLTNGPEITTSKILETIASGDHQ; encoded by the coding sequence ATGGCAGAGCCGCAACCCGTCCTGGAGATGACGGGCATAGTCAAAGGGTTTCCGGGGGTACGTGCTCTGTCGGGCGTCGACTTCCGGCTCTTCCCTGGCGAGATCCACGCCTTGATGGGCGAGAACGGTGCGGGGAAGTCCACTCTCATCAAGGTGCTGACGGGCGCCTACTCCCTGGACGGCGGCACGATCACCCTGGACGGCGAGTCCGTACGGTTCGGCAGCCCGCTGCAGGCGCAGCAGGCCGGCATCAGCACGGTCTACCAGGAGGTCAACCTCTGCCCCAACCTGTCGGTGGCGGAGAACATCTTCATCGGACGCGAACCCACCCGCGCCGGCCGCATCCAGTGGAAGCGGATGCGCAAGGAGGCGGCGGAGCTGGTCGACCGGCTCGGACTCGACATCGACGTCGCCGCGCCGCTGTCCTCGTACCCGTTGGCCGTGCAGCAACTGGTCGCGATCGTACGGTCGGTGGGCACCGGAGCCCGGGACGGGGCGGGACTCGGCACCAAGGTGCTGGTCCTCGACGAGCCGACCTCCAGCCTCGACCGCGACGAGGTACTCGAACTGTTCCGCCTGATGAGGCAGTTGAGGGACGAGGGCGTCGCGATCCTGTTCGTGTCGCACTTCCTCGACCAGATCTACGAGGTCTGCGACCGGATGACCATTCTGCGCAACGGCACCCTGGTCGGCGAGCACCTGGTCCGCGACCTCGACCAGGTCGGGCTGATCGAGCTGATGATCGGCAAGGCCCTGGACCAGCTCGAGGAACTGCACGAGCACCAGATGCGCACCGACGTCGGCGACACCCTGGTCAAGGCCGAGGGGCTCGGCCGCACCGGCGGGGTCGCCCCCTTCGACCTGGAGATCAACAAGGGCGAGGTGCTCGGACTCGCCGGCCTGCTGGGATCGGGCCGCACCGAACTCGCCCGGCTGCTGTTCGGAGCCGACCAGCCCGACAGCGGCAAGGTGACCATCGGCGGCAAGCAGGTCTCGATGAGCGCCCCGAACGACGCCATCGAGGCCGGTGTGGCGTTCTGCTCGGAGAACCGCAAGAGCGAGGGCCTGGTCCCCGACCTGACGGTGCGCGAGAACATCATCCTCGCTCTCCAGGCGGCCCGCGGTTGGACCCGGCCCATCCCGGCCTCCCAGCGCGACGCACTCGTCGCCACGTACATCAAGGCACTGGACATCCGCCCCGCCGACCCGGAGGCCCGCGTCGGCCGGCTCAGCGGCGGCAACCAGCAGAAGGTACTGCTCGCCCGCTGGCTGATCACCCAGCCCAAGCTGCTGATCCTGGACGAGCCGACGCGCGGCATCGACATCGGCGCCAAGACGGAGATCCAGAAACTGGTGGTGTCCCTCTCCGAGGAGGGCGTGTCGGTGCTGTACATCGCGGCCGAACTGGAGGAGGTGCTCCGGCTCAGCCACACCATCGGAGTGCTGCGCGACCGCCGGCTGGTGGCGCGGCTGACCAACGGGCCGGAGATCACCACCAGCAAGATCCTCGAGACCATCGCGAGCGGAGATCACCAGTGA
- a CDS encoding ABC transporter permease yields MTTTSRRRALTHHHLFWPVAVLIALLLVNVPFTPDFFSINMTDGHLYGSLVSIVLFGSPLILVAVGMTLVIATGGIDLSVGAVVAITGALTCSYISDQADQNTLSAVFLAMGIGLVAAVVCGLWNGFLVARMGIQPIIATLIIMVAGRGVAQLITDGQIITVNSEPYKLIGGGYWLTLPFSVFVVAAVVAVTVALTRRTALGLLVESVGGNAEASRLVGIRSTRIKIMVYMFCALCAGIAGLMISSNTSAADGNNAGLWIELDAILAVVIGGTSLLGGRFSIGGTVVGALVIQTLTTTIYTIGVPTQTNLVFKAAVVIVVCLLQSPKFRAKVFGAKGPKGPQRDTAPVEPAPAADAAPKMEVSR; encoded by the coding sequence GTGACCACCACCTCCCGCCGGCGAGCACTGACGCATCACCACCTGTTCTGGCCGGTCGCGGTCCTGATCGCCCTGCTGCTCGTCAACGTCCCCTTCACGCCCGACTTCTTCTCGATCAACATGACGGACGGCCACCTCTACGGCAGCCTCGTCTCCATCGTGCTGTTCGGCTCACCGCTGATCCTGGTCGCGGTCGGCATGACCCTGGTCATCGCCACCGGCGGCATCGACCTCTCCGTCGGTGCCGTGGTCGCCATCACCGGCGCCCTGACCTGTTCGTACATCAGCGACCAGGCCGACCAGAACACCTTGTCCGCGGTGTTCCTGGCGATGGGCATCGGGCTGGTGGCCGCCGTCGTCTGCGGTCTGTGGAACGGCTTCCTGGTGGCCAGGATGGGAATCCAGCCCATCATCGCGACCCTCATCATCATGGTCGCGGGCCGAGGCGTCGCCCAGCTGATCACCGACGGCCAGATCATCACCGTCAACAGCGAGCCGTACAAGCTGATCGGCGGCGGCTACTGGCTGACCCTGCCCTTCTCCGTCTTCGTGGTGGCCGCGGTGGTGGCCGTCACCGTGGCGCTGACCCGCCGCACGGCGCTCGGCCTGCTGGTCGAGTCGGTCGGTGGCAACGCCGAGGCCAGCCGCCTGGTCGGCATCAGGTCCACGCGCATCAAGATCATGGTCTACATGTTCTGCGCGCTGTGCGCGGGCATCGCGGGCCTGATGATCAGCTCCAACACCTCGGCCGCGGACGGCAACAACGCCGGTCTGTGGATCGAACTCGACGCGATCCTCGCCGTGGTGATCGGCGGCACGTCGCTGCTCGGCGGCCGGTTCTCCATCGGCGGCACGGTGGTCGGCGCCCTCGTCATCCAGACCCTGACCACCACGATCTACACCATCGGCGTGCCGACCCAGACCAACCTGGTCTTCAAGGCCGCCGTCGTCATCGTCGTCTGCCTGCTGCAGTCCCCGAAGTTCCGGGCCAAGGTCTTCGGCGCGAAGGGCCCCAAGGGCCCGCAGCGGGACACCGCCCCGGTGGAGCCCGCTCCGGCGGCCGACGCCGCACCGAAGATGGAGGTGTCGCGATGA
- the yjfF gene encoding galactofuranose ABC transporter, permease protein YjfF: MSATAQTPKAAPRGSTAPRARAARLLGDRRLPVLVTAALFIAMYVAGLSRYQNYGFGEPQVFLNLFIDNGYLLVAAIGATFVIMSGGIDLSVGSVIGFTTMFTAWLVERQGLPLLLVVPLALAVGAFGGFLMGYVIHNFEIQPFIVTLAGLFLFRGLCLVISKESISISDASVGTLAQTRVSLGMGELSIGALVALVVLGVACYVLHYTRFGRRVYAIGGNEQSALLMGLPLGGTKIAVYTVSGFCSALAGLLFMLYIQSGDPLHAVGMELDAIAAVVIGGTLLTGGSGYVLGTLFGVLVLGLIKSVITFEGTLSSWWTKIATGVLLCAFILIQRTMTARRKT; encoded by the coding sequence ATGAGCGCGACCGCCCAGACCCCCAAGGCGGCTCCGCGCGGCAGCACCGCCCCCCGTGCCCGTGCCGCGCGCCTGCTCGGCGACCGGCGTCTGCCCGTCCTGGTCACGGCCGCCCTGTTCATCGCCATGTATGTCGCCGGCCTCAGCCGGTACCAGAACTACGGGTTCGGCGAACCCCAGGTGTTCCTCAACCTGTTCATCGACAACGGCTATCTGCTGGTCGCCGCCATCGGTGCCACCTTCGTCATCATGTCGGGCGGCATCGACCTGTCCGTGGGCTCGGTGATCGGGTTCACCACCATGTTCACGGCGTGGCTGGTGGAACGCCAGGGACTGCCGCTGCTCCTCGTCGTCCCCCTCGCACTGGCCGTAGGCGCCTTCGGCGGCTTCCTGATGGGCTACGTGATCCACAACTTCGAGATCCAGCCGTTCATCGTCACGCTCGCCGGGCTCTTCCTCTTCCGCGGACTGTGCCTGGTCATCAGCAAGGAGTCGATCTCCATCAGCGACGCCTCGGTGGGCACCCTGGCCCAGACGCGAGTGTCGCTCGGCATGGGGGAATTGTCGATCGGCGCCCTCGTGGCCCTGGTCGTCCTCGGTGTCGCCTGCTACGTGCTCCACTACACCCGCTTCGGACGCCGTGTGTACGCCATCGGCGGCAACGAGCAGTCGGCCCTGCTCATGGGCCTTCCGCTGGGCGGCACGAAGATCGCCGTATACACGGTGAGCGGCTTCTGCTCGGCCCTGGCGGGTCTGCTGTTCATGCTGTACATCCAGTCGGGCGACCCGCTGCACGCCGTCGGCATGGAACTCGACGCCATCGCCGCCGTGGTCATCGGCGGCACCCTGCTGACCGGCGGTTCCGGGTATGTGCTGGGCACGCTCTTCGGGGTGCTGGTGCTCGGCCTGATCAAGAGCGTCATCACGTTCGAGGGGACGCTCAGCTCCTGGTGGACGAAGATCGCCACGGGTGTGCTGCTGTGCGCCTTCATCCTGATCCAGCGGACCATGACGGCACGCCGGAAGACCTGA
- a CDS encoding glycoside hydrolase family 43 protein yields MRTLLSRLSAISLAACLLFTGQALTTPQRAAAADPGYLMTHFIGEGSTGQQIYFSHSTDGLNWSDLNGGGMTLRSTVGTRGVRDPALVRAPGGDKYWIIATDLCIGCGQSWDDAVNNGSRNLVVWESTDLVTWSQPWLLNVAGAIPDGRNAWAPEAIWNSETNDYVLYWATNATRGGVLKHRIYYARTTDFRTITTPQLYIDRPGTQNIIDTQIVEVPSGVGDFRYVRASGDGQITLEGSNSILGTWTDLGNLSGIGLTGSQVEGPMWMKFRDRNEWTLYLDQYASGRGYMPVTTTNPSAAGTYRLPASGSYNLGGTKKRHGAILDLTAAEESRVLARWANTPAKRLQSFNFQDRYVRHANFDVRIDQNVTGPDAQFRLRPGLAGSGTVSFESVNFPGHFLRHSNYDFQLAYNDGTTRFAADATFRQVAGLADPTWSSFQSYSHPDRYIRHYAYELRLDPITTTTARSDATFRVTN; encoded by the coding sequence ATGCGCACGCTTCTCTCCAGGCTGTCGGCGATATCGCTCGCCGCCTGCCTCCTCTTCACAGGCCAGGCCCTGACCACACCTCAGCGGGCCGCCGCCGCCGACCCGGGCTACCTGATGACGCACTTCATCGGGGAGGGCTCGACCGGTCAGCAGATCTACTTCTCGCACAGCACGGACGGCCTGAACTGGAGTGACCTCAACGGCGGCGGGATGACCCTGCGTTCCACGGTGGGAACCCGTGGGGTGCGCGACCCCGCACTGGTCAGAGCCCCCGGCGGTGACAAGTACTGGATCATCGCGACCGATCTGTGCATCGGCTGCGGGCAGTCATGGGACGACGCCGTGAACAACGGCAGCCGCAACCTCGTGGTGTGGGAGTCGACGGACCTGGTCACCTGGTCGCAGCCGTGGCTGCTCAACGTCGCCGGCGCGATCCCCGACGGGCGCAACGCCTGGGCGCCGGAAGCGATCTGGAATTCCGAGACCAACGACTACGTCCTGTACTGGGCGACGAACGCGACCCGAGGCGGCGTGCTCAAGCACCGCATCTACTACGCCCGCACCACCGACTTCCGCACCATCACCACCCCGCAGCTCTACATCGACCGCCCCGGAACCCAGAACATCATCGACACCCAGATCGTCGAGGTGCCGTCCGGCGTCGGTGACTTCCGTTACGTGCGGGCCTCCGGCGACGGCCAGATCACGCTCGAAGGCAGCAACTCGATCCTCGGTACGTGGACCGACCTCGGCAACCTCTCCGGCATCGGCCTGACCGGCTCCCAGGTCGAAGGTCCGATGTGGATGAAGTTCAGGGACCGCAACGAGTGGACCCTGTACCTCGATCAGTACGCCTCCGGACGCGGCTACATGCCGGTCACGACGACCAACCCCTCCGCCGCCGGCACCTACCGGCTCCCGGCGTCGGGAAGCTACAACCTGGGCGGGACCAAGAAGCGCCACGGTGCGATCCTCGACCTGACGGCCGCCGAAGAGAGCCGCGTGCTCGCACGCTGGGCCAACACCCCGGCCAAGCGGCTCCAGTCGTTCAACTTCCAGGACCGGTACGTACGGCACGCCAACTTCGACGTGCGCATCGACCAGAACGTCACGGGCCCGGACGCCCAGTTCCGGCTGAGGCCCGGCCTGGCGGGCTCGGGCACCGTGTCCTTCGAGTCGGTGAACTTCCCCGGCCACTTCCTGCGGCACTCCAACTACGACTTCCAGCTGGCCTACAACGACGGCACCACCCGGTTCGCCGCGGACGCCACCTTCCGCCAGGTCGCCGGCCTCGCCGACCCGACATGGTCGTCCTTCCAGTCGTACAGCCACCCCGACCGGTACATCCGCCACTACGCCTACGAACTCCGCCTCGACCCGATCACCACCACGACGGCCCGCAGCGACGCCACCTTCCGCGTGACGAACTGA
- a CDS encoding lamin tail domain-containing protein, producing MSAFASVTARRIAAATLTAGALVSVVTLPASAADHARPERPKVKISDVQYNSPGRDDHSNRSLNREWVEITNTTRRAVNLDGWTLRNEDGQTYTFNHYRLEGRATVRIHAGIGRDTDSDLYQDRRDYVWDNRSDTATLRNDRGRFIDNESWGHHRHGGGHGHGHGHGHGHR from the coding sequence ATGTCCGCTTTCGCATCCGTCACCGCTCGCCGTATCGCCGCTGCCACACTCACCGCCGGCGCCCTCGTCTCGGTGGTGACCCTCCCGGCATCCGCCGCCGACCACGCCCGCCCCGAGCGGCCGAAGGTGAAGATCTCGGACGTCCAGTACAACTCCCCCGGCCGCGACGACCACTCCAACCGCTCCCTGAACCGTGAGTGGGTGGAGATCACCAACACCACCCGCCGCGCCGTGAACCTCGACGGCTGGACCCTCCGGAACGAAGACGGCCAAACCTACACCTTCAACCACTACCGCCTCGAAGGCCGCGCCACCGTGCGCATCCACGCCGGCATCGGCCGCGACACCGACAGTGACCTGTACCAGGACCGCCGCGACTACGTGTGGGACAACCGCTCCGACACCGCCACCCTCCGCAACGACCGCGGACGCTTCATCGACAACGAGTCCTGGGGCCACCACCGCCACGGCGGCGGCCACGGACACGGGCACGGGCACGGGCACGGCCACCGCTGA
- a CDS encoding IclR family transcriptional regulator domain-containing protein has protein sequence MLRELTEANGTLSLSGLERATGLARSTVDRVTATLARMGYVRFDGRDVHLSPRLMELGNAYMSALRLPALLSPHADALADELDESVSLAVADRDGIRFIHQATRRRAMSLSFRIGDLLPAERTAPGPLFATQWTAADWQRWRERRAADPRDLSFTAVPPRTYGGDAEDDETFAHRTREASAHGWSLDDQLIEPGLVAISVPVRSTPGGRIASVASVVSHTSRHTARGLRTTLLPRLRSAVRAMERELHAARPPEPGPPPSDLALWTGASKQQLGREFIESLARGLTVLTAFGEGRPELTLTEVSQATGLARATARRALITYEHLGLVATAGRTFMLTPRVLSLGYPPLSRTSLPEIAQPHLADLTSRIHESTSLAVLSDSGEEIQYTARVATARVMSVNITVGTRLPAYATALGRVLLADASGDALPESLRAFTSHTITDRRTLTEALTSVRAQGYALVDEELEEGLRSIAVPVRDRSGQVVAALNTAMHASRRTPRECVTDLVPELTATATRIQTDLHTAARFTHVPLT, from the coding sequence GTGCTGCGGGAGCTGACGGAGGCGAACGGCACGCTGAGCCTGAGCGGTCTGGAACGCGCCACCGGCCTGGCCCGCTCCACGGTCGACCGCGTCACGGCCACGCTCGCCCGCATGGGCTACGTCCGTTTCGACGGCCGGGACGTCCATCTGTCCCCCCGTCTGATGGAACTCGGCAACGCCTACATGTCGGCCCTGCGCCTGCCCGCCCTGCTCTCCCCGCACGCGGACGCCCTGGCCGACGAACTGGACGAGTCGGTCTCCCTCGCGGTCGCCGACCGCGACGGCATCCGCTTCATCCACCAGGCGACGCGCCGCCGCGCGATGTCCCTCAGCTTCCGCATCGGCGACCTGCTCCCCGCCGAACGCACCGCGCCCGGCCCGCTGTTCGCCACCCAGTGGACGGCGGCGGACTGGCAACGCTGGCGGGAGCGCCGGGCGGCGGACCCGAGGGACCTGTCCTTCACGGCCGTACCGCCCCGCACGTACGGAGGGGACGCGGAGGACGACGAGACGTTCGCACACCGCACGCGAGAGGCGTCGGCGCACGGCTGGTCCCTGGACGACCAGCTCATCGAGCCGGGCCTGGTGGCGATCTCGGTACCGGTCCGCTCCACCCCGGGCGGCCGCATCGCGAGCGTGGCGAGCGTGGTCAGCCACACGAGCCGCCACACCGCACGCGGCCTGCGGACGACGCTGCTGCCGCGACTGCGGTCCGCGGTACGGGCGATGGAACGCGAACTCCACGCCGCCCGGCCCCCCGAGCCCGGCCCGCCCCCGTCGGACCTGGCGCTCTGGACGGGCGCGTCCAAGCAGCAGCTGGGCCGCGAGTTCATCGAATCCCTGGCCCGGGGCCTGACGGTCCTCACCGCCTTCGGCGAGGGCAGGCCGGAGCTGACCCTCACGGAGGTGTCCCAGGCGACGGGCCTGGCCCGGGCGACGGCGCGCCGGGCCCTGATCACCTACGAACACCTGGGCCTGGTCGCCACGGCAGGCCGCACCTTCATGCTGACCCCCCGGGTCCTCTCCCTCGGCTACCCTCCCCTGTCCCGCACCTCCCTCCCCGAGATCGCCCAGCCGCACCTGGCCGACCTGACGTCCCGCATCCACGAGTCGACGTCACTGGCGGTGTTGTCGGACTCCGGCGAGGAGATCCAGTACACGGCCAGGGTGGCCACGGCCCGGGTGATGAGCGTGAACATCACGGTCGGCACGCGGCTGCCGGCGTACGCGACGGCACTGGGCAGGGTCCTGCTGGCGGACGCCTCCGGGGACGCCCTACCGGAGTCCCTGCGGGCCTTCACCTCGCACACGATCACGGACAGGCGGACACTGACGGAGGCCCTGACCTCGGTCCGCGCGCAGGGCTACGCCCTGGTGGACGAGGAACTGGAAGAGGGCCTCCGCTCGATCGCGGTCCCCGTCCGCGACCGCTCGGGCCAGGTGGTGGCGGCCCTGAACACGGCGATGCACGCGAGCCGCCGCACCCCGAGGGAGTGCGTGACGGACCTCGTCCCGGAACTGACGGCCACGGCGACCCGCATCCAGACAGACCTCCACACAGCGGCCCGCTTCACCCACGTCCCCCTGACCTGA